A genome region from Plasmodium vinckei vinckei genome assembly, chromosome: PVVCY_07 includes the following:
- a CDS encoding inner membrane complex protein 1i, putative codes for MTSQMENATPSNVPYTFEHSKNLGNKILKPIRQEKVVKVPVTKYVEKLIEREEVKYVNKYVDVIKPIITYKTKHIPKHIYLDKIKYEPKLIEKEKIIHIPKIEYRNKIVEIPVYIHKENIIEKKVPIIIEHVIPVLKVNKIEKEILTDMIHIPEICNMPKNEDIIRNEVSSNKSVEENKTSVVGITKEDTDIYNKETYRNVDSIEEPAAINEQKEISNYEKEKIKRDDGSNRSVSKSPSSEGSYKVTIEHKNETMYNDETNEDAHYDEIPENTSNMMNNVNNLNENYYDVNENRRNQNISHLSIHLPISQKVSHESAEQAYTNISHNNNKNSYVPSLNHLIKNDQYINYNNMDNRYSERNMNDLINNQYVQESFTGSRRNIPSYANENMSQQYHENLKNYIEIDQQKIHIPSNMNISCENYSVSQKVCNNTSQYDVDKKSFTPYYANSNGQAFVSVRPATILEYSPKPRKFKSKFCNIMNKCCGGE; via the coding sequence ATGACATCTCAAATGGAAAACGCAACTCCATCTAACGTACCATATACGTTTGAACATTCGAAAAATCTCGGGAACAAAATTCTCAAGCCAATACGCCAAGAAAAAGTCGTTAAAGTACCTGTAACTAAGTATGTAGAAAAACTCATAGAAAGAGAGGAAGtcaaatatgtaaataaatatgttgaTGTTATAAAACCAATAATTACATACAAAACAAAGCACATACCcaagcatatatatttagataaaataaagtatGAGCCTAAATtaatagaaaaagaaaaaattatccaTATCCCAAAAATCGAATacagaaataaaattgtagaAATACCAGTATATATCCacaaagaaaatataatagaaaaaaaagttccAATAATTATCGAGCATGTTATACCAGTTCTTaaagttaataaaattgaaaaagagATTTTAACTGATATGATACATATTCCAGAAATTTGCAATATgccaaaaaatgaagatattATCAGAAATGAAGTTTCGTCAAATAAATCAgtagaagaaaataaaacttcTGTAGTAGGTATAACAAAAGAAGACACAGATATTTACAACAAAGAAACATATAGAAACGTAGATTCAATTGAAGAACCAGCTGCTATTAATGAGCAAAAGGAAATATCCAATTacgaaaaggaaaaaataaaaagagatGATGGAAGCAATCGTTCTGTCAGTAAATCACCATCTAGCGAAGGTTCTTATAAAGTGACAATTGAACACAAAAATGAAACCATGTATAATGATGAAACAAATGAAGATGCTCATTATGATGAAATTCCAGAAAATACCTCCAATATGATgaataatgtaaataatttaaatgaaaattattatgatgtAAATGAAAATCGTAGAAATCAAAACATATCTCATCTTAGTATACACTTACCTATAAGTCAAAAAGTATCTCATGAATCTGCTGAACAAGcttatacaaatatttctcacaataataacaaaaatagcTATGTTCCCTCtttaaatcatttaataaaaaatgatcaatatattaactataataatatggatAATAGATATTCTGAGAGAAACATGAatgatttaataaataatcagTATGTTCAAGAATCATTCACAGGCTCAAGAAGAAATATACCATCATATGCAAATGAAAACATGTCACAACAATAtcatgaaaatttaaagaattACATTGAAATAGATcaacaaaaaatacatattccATCAAATATGAACATTTCTTGCGAAAATTATTCTGTATCACAGAAAGTTTGCAATAATACTAGTCAATATGATGTAGACAAAAAAAGTTTCACTCCTTATTATGCTAATAGTAATGGTCAGGCATTTGTATCTGTACGTCCAGCAACAATCCTAGAATATTCCCCAAAACCAAGAAAATTCAAATCTAAATTTTGcaatataatgaataaatgTTGTGGTGGTGAATAA
- a CDS encoding dicarboxylate/tricarboxylate carrier, putative has product MNNDIAAYDLESSSSPDVKKISNIKNEKSILSKIKPFGIGGVSGMFATFCIQPLDMVKVRIQLNAEGKNAIKNPFTIAKNIIKDEGVLSLYKGLDAGLTRQVIYTTGRLGLFRTFSDKVKIEGEPLPFYKKCFCALAAGGIGAFLGNPADLSLIRLQADNTLPKELKRNYTGVFNAIYRISKEEGVLSLWKGSVPTIARAMSLNLGMLSTYDQSKEYLEHYLGAGMKTNLVASVISGFFAVTMSLPFDFVKTCMQKMKVDPVTNQMPYKNMLDCSYKLYKKGGISIFYASYGTYYVRIAPHAMITLVTMDYLNNLFKHI; this is encoded by the coding sequence atgaataatgaTATAGCGGCATATGATCTTGAATCGAGCTCTAGTCCTgatgtgaaaaaaataagcaatataaagaatgaaaaaagtATTCTTAGTAAAATAAAGCCATTTGGTATTGGGGGTGTGAGTGGAATGTTTGCAACTTTTTGTATCCAACCCCTTGATATGGTAAAAGTAAGAATTCAATTAAATGCAGAAGGAAAAAATGCAATAAAGAATCCATTTACTAtagcaaaaaatattataaaagatGAAGGTGTgttatcattatataaaggATTAGATGCTGGTTTAACTAGACaagtaatatatacaacaGGAAGGTTAGGTTTATTTCGTACCTTTTCAgataaagtaaaaattGAAGGCGAGCCATTGcccttttataaaaaatgtttttgtGCATTAGCAGCTGGAGGAATAGGGGCATTTTTAGGAAACCCAGCGGACTTATCATTAATTAGACTTCAAGCTGATAACACATTAccaaaagaattaaaaagaaaCTATACTGGTGTATTTAATGctatatatagaatatCAAAAGAGGAGGGAGTACTTTCATTATGGAAAGGATCTGTTCCAACTATTGCTAGAGCTATGTCATTAAACTTGGGTATGTTATCTACATATGATCAATCAAAAGAATATTTAGAGCATTATTTAGGAGCTGGTatgaaaacaaatttagTGGCTAGTGTGATTAGTGGTTTTTTTGCTGTTACAATGAGTTTACCTTTTGATTTTGTTAAAACTTGTatgcaaaaaatgaaagttGATCCAGTTACTAATCAAATGccctataaaaatatgcttGATTGTtcttataaattatataaaaaaggaggaatttcaattttttatgccAGTTATGGTACCTATTATGTTCGTATAGCTCCACATGCTATGATTACTTTAGTTACTATGGATTATCTTAACAATCTTTTCAAACACATATAG
- a CDS encoding alpha/beta hydrolase, putative → MFFLRYPRDKYDEGFLGPIFLQFYDKNYYRRDIIIKNRRGEKLRCCFFTPFNYSENTPCVIYTHSTSSCQLEVLDILHILLVCECSIFSFDCAGCGLSDGYYSTKGWNETQDLYLILNHLRNVEKIKNFILWGKHSGAASSIITAALDQNIKMLILESPFVSLIELYKTTFNLCAKKKNEIIFKNICLYFTRRKIKKKFNYDINNVCPVFFIEDITIPTIYIISKSDSVVHPAHSLYLAYKQKKAKKIIYIAEKGAQPHEAYTYDSKLIIAMKSILYSHNFENDIKDKIFDLSTYYKLFTFLREKYAYEFDYIDKLITKKINQKNKIIDKVKKFVCFKYQSKLSLTSSTGLNQSTVDSLRTSKIYENEYAFQTEENNDDFLQTCDQINDSGFSNDYQDVFSDEDNMLDNPHENKHINKDCNIDKFNKLNEANKKFEEIQGSTEKPFKLLHMQSSRSSLKSNKKTYKKSLTWNSNLQSSITYFKEDCPLSIQKN, encoded by the exons atgttttttttaaggtATCCAAGAgataaatatgatgaaGGATTTTTAGGTCCGATTTTTTTGCAgttttatgataaaaacTATTATAGAAgggatataataataaaaaatcgaagaggagaaaaattaagatgttgtttttttactCCATTTAATTATAGTGAAAATACTCCTTGTGTTATATACACACATTCTACTAGTAGTTGTCAATTAGAAGTTTTagatatattacatattctTTTAGTTTGTGAGTGTTcgattttttcatttgattGTGCAGGTTGTGGATTATCAGATGGATATTATTCAACGAAAGGTTGGAATGAAACTCaagatttatatttaattttaaaccATTTAAGaaatgtagaaaaaataaaaaattttattctttGGGGAAAACATTCTGGAGCAGCTAGTTCTATAATAACAGCTGCTTTagatcaaaatataaagatgtTG ATTTTGGAATCCCCTTTTGTGTCCCTAATTGAATTGTACAAAACCACATTTAATTTGTGtgcgaaaaaaaagaatgaaataatttttaaaaatatttgtttatatttcacaagaagaaaaataaaaaaaaagtttaattatgatataaataatgtatgtccagtattttttattgaagACATAACAATTCCAACGATTTACATAATCTCTAAAAGTGATAGCGTTGTCCATCCTGCtcattcattatatttagcatataaacaaaaaaaagcaaaaaaaataatttatatagcTGAAAAAGGAGCACAACCACATGAAGCTTATACATATGATagtaaattaattatagcTATGAAatctattttatatagtcacaattttgaaaatgatataaaagataaaatatttgatttatctacatattataaattatttacatttttaagagaaaaatatgcatatgaaTTTGATTACAttgataaattaataactaaaaaaattaatcaaaaaaataaaataattgataAAGTAAAGAAGtttgtttgttttaaatatcaGTCAAAGCTTTCGCTCACTTCATCTACCGGTTTAAA CCAATCCACTGTGGATTCTTTGCGCACctcaaaaatat atgaaaatgaatatgCATTTCAGACCGAAGAAAATAACGATGACTTCCTACAAACATGTGATCAAATTAATGATTCAGGATTTTCTAACGATTACCAAGATGTATTTTCAGATGAAGATAATATGCTAGATAATCCACATGAAAAtaagcatataaataaagattgtaatatagataaattcaataaattaaatgaagctaataaaaaatttgaagaAATTCAAGGAAGTACCGAAAAACCTTTCAAACTGTTACATATGCAAAGCTCAAGAAGCTCTTTAAAATCaa ATAAAAAGACTTATAAAAAGTCTCTAACATGGAATAGCAACTTGCAAAGTTCTATTACATATTTCAAGGAAGATTGCCCATTAagtattcaaaaaaattaa
- a CDS encoding DnaJ protein, putative, translated as MKRKSINENTGPQGSSESTENLGGKGNKGKGNNNVTDIYKNKLKFMRDNIILISIILSFFVLISFKYLEEKYSIESYLEEGDSFDYYEILKCKKGDSIQKIKKSYRDLSKIYHPDSNKNCKDCDQKFRDITKAYKTLSDSRLKEAYDNSRGKVLKLIESNSINLNWKNYTDLVENSNKYWIIQVYSDTDSLSLGFSKIWEEAFDKYHDYISFGRINSLTDKKLINSKVPFNVKIYPTIYILSPDGAYQIYSNIYNANIKDFQNFITNYYPSHIHNLKDLNRAYNYRKNFIEIKKKGNNSAITSTYIDKNNMVILLTNKTKQSLPVRQIAFEFNNIYNTYSIKYDEIKNISNDALKQEIINALKKLSIKKEQYIAENEKIDYFLLVNSNSKVRTIRRISSSNIKHVYADALRNSIVEINSINVDSVCSTSGARHTYCYAIILDQINSEDNINYLKQVYKNINSSHTHYTSKLGNESSDSQLFIQPVYILRKNMTGSFLKFIRDSKINMYDAFLLDYSANSYASINEIKNLSNYSQDKKDIAFLSNIYKDIEILNFEKIPQYFQPINVNWFYNTKKTFSYKLYNLFRKITKGQIILSSIIGLILYPNFKEYGKLKYLYLSSTIGVGILLTSIKDVLMLLVN; from the coding sequence atgaagcGCAAAtcaataaatgaaaatacagGACCTCAGGGGTCAAGCGAAAGCACTGAGAATTTGGGGGGTAAAGGGAATAAAggaaaaggaaataataaCGTTACCGACATATATaagaacaaattaaaatttatgcgtgataatattattttgataagtataatattatcattctTTGTGTTaatatcttttaaatatttagaagaaaaatattctatTGAGTCATATTTAGAGGAAGGAGACAGTTTTGattattatgaaatattGAAATGCAAAAAAGGTGATagtatacaaaaaataaaaaaaagttatcgTGATctatcaaaaatatatcatcctgatagtaataaaaattgtaaagaTTGTGATCAGAAATTTCGAGATATAACAAAAGCTTATAAAACTTTATCTGATTCTCGATTAAAAGAAGCTTATGATAATTCAAGAGGAaaagttttaaaattaattgaatcaaatagtataaatttaaattggaaaaattatacagaTTTAGTTGAAAATTCCAATAAATATTGGATAATACAAGTTTATTCAGATACTGATAGTTTATCATTAggtttttcaaaaatatggGAAGAAGCTTTTGATAAATATCATgattatatatcatttgGTAGAATAAATTCATTGactgataaaaaattaataaatagtaaAGTCCCATTTAATGTCAAAATATATCCAaccatttatattttatcaccTGATGGAGCATATCaaatttattcaaatatatataatgctaatattaaagattttcaaaattttataactaACTATTACCCAAGTCATATACACAATTTGAAAGACCTTAACAGAGCATATAATTATCGTAAAAACTTTatagaaattaaaaaaaagggaaataaTTCTGCTATTACTAGTACttatatagataaaaataatatggttATCTTATTAactaataaaacaaaacagAGTTTACCCGTAAGACAAATAGCCTttgaatttaataatatatataatacttattcgataaaatatgatgaaataaaaaatatatctaatGATGCATTAAAACaagaaattataaatgctttaaaaaaattaagtataaaaaaggaGCAATATATAgcagaaaatgaaaagatcgattattttttactagtAAATAGTAACAGTAAAGTAAGAACAATTAGACGTATATCTTCAAGTAATATTAAACATGTATATGCTGATGCATTACGAAATAGTATTGTTGAAATAAATTCTATAAATGTTGATTCTGTTTGTTCAACTTCTGGAGCTAGACACACATATTGTTATGCTATTATACTTgatcaaataaatagtgaagataatataaattatttaaaacaagtatataaaaatataaatagttcACATACACATTATACTTCCAAATTAGGAAATGAAAGTTCAGATAGccaattatttattcaaccggtatatatattaagaaaaaatatgacaggaagttttttaaaatttattagagattcaaaaattaatatgtatgatgcatttttattagaTTATTCTGCAAATTCCTATGCTAgtattaatgaaataaaaaatttgagtAACTATTCACAAGATAAAAAGGATATAGCATTTCTTTCAAACATTTATAAAGATAttgaaattttaaattttgaaaaaattccCCAATATTTTCAACCTATTAATGTGAACTGGTtttataatacaaaaaaaacattttccTATAAgctttataatttgtttagaaaaataacaaagggtcaaattattttatcatcaaTTATAGGcttaatattatatcctAATTTTAAGGAATATGGaaaattgaaatatttatatttgtctTCAACTATTGGTGTAGGAATTTTACTTACAAGTATAAAAGATGTTTTAATGTTACTTGTTAATTAG
- a CDS encoding lipoate-protein ligase B, putative, which produces MYIGIANRINIKKCKKQRTYLNNEIFIFDFSRKLINYNLAFELQNFLHQSKIMLQHENSLNAFELDKFKNFKNKLEKYDFCFILQHPPCYTLGSSANPKDILLNEANYYIEDLGNIYKNSYLYTIQNFTNKYKNIKDEIDQSENYDEKKDYFQSFEKYINDQNKIPIYRINRGGKATFHGPGQLVLYFIFNLKNYPSNYAERYINLDKENYNTPDKKYATHNNNDYPLVTEINPLVHVEHLFDLHKTIMNFQQVGIDIMNKFSIKTHTKDDSIGVFYNEKKLISIGLKIRKYISMHGMSLNFNVNINFLKYLLSCGMDHTNYISLQEIDKIIKKRNIGKSQIAIHNSLLNELTANCIQSLKKNFNAKVKITNNIEDIFA; this is translated from the coding sequence ATGTACATCGGAATTGCTAAcagaataaatattaaaaaatgtaaaaagcAACGAACATATTtgaataatgaaatatttatttttgattttaGTAGAAAACTTATAAACTATAATCTTGCTTTCGAATTACAAAACTTTTTACATCAATCCAAAATTATGTTACAACATGAAAACAGTTTAAATGCATTTGAATTagacaaatttaaaaattttaaaaataaacttgAAAAGTAtgatttttgttttatactTCAACATCCCCCATGCTATACATTAGGAAGTTCCGCAAATCCAAAAGACATACTTTTAAATGAagcaaattattatattgaaGATTtaggaaatatatataaaaactcttatttatatacaattcaaaattttactaacaaatataaaaatattaaagatGAAATAGATCAATCTGAAAActatgatgaaaaaaaagattatTTCCAaagttttgaaaaatatataaatgatcaaaataaaatacctATATATCGTATCAACAGAGGTGGTAAAGCAACATTTCATGGACCAGGCCAAttagttttatattttatatttaatttaaaaaattatcctTCTAATTATGCTGAAAGATATATTAACCTTGacaaagaaaattataacactccagacaaaaaatatgcaacaCATAACAACAATGATTATCCATTAGTCACTGAGATTAATCCTTTAGTACATGTAGAACACTTATTTGATCTACataaaacaataatgaATTTCCAACAAGTTGGCATAGATATTATGAACAAATTTTCAATCAAAACACACACAAAAGATGATTCAATTGGCgttttttataatgaaaaaaaacttatatCAATTGGTCTTAAAATTAGAAAGTATATATCTATGCATGGTATgtcattaaattttaatgttaatataaattttttgaaatatctATTATCATGTGGTATGGATCATACCAATTATATTTCACTACAAGAAATAGacaaaataatcaaaaagAGGAACATTGGAAAAAGTCAAATAGCTATACATAATTCATTGTTAAATGAATTAACAGCTAACTGTATACAGtcactaaaaaaaaattttaatgccaaagtaaaaataaccAATAATATCGAGGATATATTTGCTTAa